In Felis catus isolate Fca126 chromosome A2, F.catus_Fca126_mat1.0, whole genome shotgun sequence, the following proteins share a genomic window:
- the LOC101082381 gene encoding olfactory receptor 7A17-like, with protein sequence MEPGNITRISKFLLLGFSVRPELQPLIFGLFLSMYLITVFGNLLIILAVSSDSRLHTPMYFFLANLSFVDICFTSTTVPKMLVNIQTQSNIITHEDCITQMNFFIIFSGLDIYLLAVMAYDRFVAICHPLHYKVIMNPRLCGLLVLVSWITSILHSLLQTSMVLQLSFCTEVEIPHFFCELNQLIQLACSDTFLNNLVMYLAAMLLAGGPLAGILYSYSKIVSTIIGISSAQGKYKAFSTCVSHLLVVSLFFCTSLGVYLSSAATQSSHSSATASVMYTVVTPMLNPFIYSLRNKDLKVVLKRIIGISLT encoded by the coding sequence ATGGAACCAGGAAATATTACACGGATATCAAAATTTCTTCTCCTGGGATTTTCAGTGAGACCAGAACTGCAGCCCCTCATATTTGGACTTTTCCTCTCCATGTACCTGATCACTGTGTTTGGCAACCTGCTCATCATCCTGGCCGTCAGCTCTGACTCCcgcctccacacccccatgtacttcttcctggccaACCTGTCCTTTGTAGACATCTGCTTCACCTCCACCACAGTCCCGAAGATGCTGGTGAACATCCAGACCCAGAGCAACATCATAACCCATGAGGACTGCATCACACAAATGAACTTCTTCATAATCTTTTCAGGGTTGGACATCTATCTCCTGGctgtgatggcctatgaccggTTTGTGGCCATCTGTCACCCCCTGCACTATAAGGTCATCATGAACCCCCGGCTCTGTGGGCTGCTGGTCCTGGTGTCCTGGATCACAAGTATCCTGCATTCCTTGTTACAAACTTCAATGGTGTTGCAGCTGTCCTTCTGTACAGAGGTAGAAATCCCCCACTTTTTCTGTGAACTCAATCAGTTGATCCAACTTGCCTGTTCTGACACCTTTCTTAATAACTTGGTGATGTACCTTGCAGCTATGCTGCTGGCTGGAGGTCCCCTTGCTGGGATCCTTTACTCTTATTCTAAGATAGTTTCCACCATAATTGGAATCTCATCAGCTCAGGGAAAGTATAAAGCGTTTTCCACCTGTGTATCTCATCTTTTagttgtatctttatttttttgtacgaGCCTAGGTGTGTACCTCAGCTCTGCTGCCACCCAGAGCTCCCACTCAAGTGCCACAGCCTCGGTGATGTACACGGTGGTCACgcccatgctgaaccccttcatctacagcctgaggaacaaaGACCTAAAGGTGGTTCTTAAAAGAATCATTGGGATTTCATTGACGTGA